Genomic window (Magnolia sinica isolate HGM2019 chromosome 10, MsV1, whole genome shotgun sequence):
ttgtccaaatgactgcttcttatactggagagagcaCGAGATGAAAACTAGTTGTCCAACTTGTAAAGCTTGTAGGTTCAAGACAGAAATGGATGAAACAGAAAACAATTTCAAGTACCTgccaaggtgttaaggtattttccattaacaccaaggctataaagaatgttcagtgtgccatggttggtgaAAGAAATGTCCTGGCACTCAGCCAGGAAATtgtaacatgaaaagatggagcatccagcTGATTCTATTACATGGAGGAATCTCGATGACAAGTATACGGATTTTTCAGTTGAGCCTCACAATGTtcaattgggtttggctacagatagGTTTAACCCATATAACACTTATAGCACTTCATATAGTTCatggcccattatatgtgtgacgtacaacctttcACCAAAGCTTTGTATGAAACCTCAATTTACTATAATAACTTTGCTCATTGAGTGACTgcgacaaccgggaaaggatattgacatttacttacaaccattgattgatgaacttcaAGACTTATGGTGGAAAGGGGTCATGACGTTTAACGCATACCATGAAAGCAATTTCAATATGCGTGTAGCTCTGCtctggacaatccatgacttttcagCATATAGTAACGTTTCTGATTGTAGAACCAAAGGTaaatatggttgtcctgtatgtggtcccaacacagattccttgcgactcaagtatggaaagaaacatgtttgtATGGGCCAAGATGGTGGTTGTGAATGTTTGACTAGGCTAGAAAGGACATAAGTGCTGGCACTTACAATAAGAAAGTGGAGATACGGCGACAATTGATCCGTTTGGATGGGATTAAGGTCGAAAGACAAACTGCGAACCttaatatgcagtgggggaagtcTGGGAAGAagaatataaggggtattgatggaggccgacaagagctaaccGATGACGTTGAATCATTGTGGTTCTTTAAATGgcctatattatttgatctggcgtattggaaagatattcccatgtgccacaaccttgatgttatgcatgtcgagaaaaatatatgtgaaatccttgtcgcATTGATGTTGAACACacctggcaaaaccaaggatgatgttaaTGTGCACAGGGACCTGAAAcggttgggaattaagaagcgtctatgacTGAAAAATAGCAATGGCAAGATGAGTCAGAAATAAGGTCCTttttgtctaagaaaagaagagaaaaagcttttCATCTAGACTTTGCATAATCTGCATGTTCCTATTGGTTTTAGTGTGAACTGGAAGATCATTGTAATGGAAGATTGCAtagatttaaagggaatgaagtctcattcttatcatgtgttgatgcaacatctactCCCGGTTCTTatccagcatgcattcaaggATAGGAAGGTCATCCGTCCTATAAttataagcttttgcaccttctttaatgccttgtgctcgtcaACCATAGACCTTCAAATGCTTATTACTCTTgagaggggcatggctaggaTGTTATGTCAGTTTGAGATTATATGCCCTCCATCAATATTTGTCATGATGATGCATCTTACCATCCACTTAGCCTatgaggctcgcatatgtggtcctgtatactatcgatggatgtatccattcgaaaggtacgctaTGAGCTTAGTAAGAATAAATAAGTGAAACGTCTAAAGATACACGTATATGTAATGTATCATTatttttgtcaggttcatgaagacattcaaggcttatgtccgtaacaagacgcaacttgagggttgtattgcagaacaatacatccaagaggagacagttatatactgcaaccaatacagaggaaaacaTAAAATAAGCCTcttggaaaagctggaaaaatgtTTTGATGGAGTCATTCCAAAACCACAGAAGTTACAAGAAATAGTTGATGATGATTCTAATGATGAtaatgttggtccagtaggttcgagTCAAAGTGTCATTCTAATGGGTATCAAATATGAACAAGCTCGTACTTGGGTCATGAAGAGTCATCCAAGCTATGATGCGTGGGAAGGGTATGTACTTTTAGCTCATATGTATGTATGTTCTTTACTTTATGTAATTTCAATATAACATTGGTATCGAATAACCCACAAGAAGTACAAATATTTCTTGTAGCGATGCTATAGGAGGACCAACAAGGTGCCCAGTGAGGATAAATTCAAACCTTGGTTGAAGAGACAAACAGAGTTCAACAAATCTAACGAAGAAGAATTCAAAGAtatagtgagaggacctctagcttttgctatgcaatacaataagtattgtattaatggtttccttttCATCACTAAGGAATACGAGGAGAATAAAATGAACCAGAATAGTGGGGTTATGACAGAGGGTATGACCACCTTCCGATCTAGTGCTAAGGATATAAATATAGTGgataaaaatcaaccttactatggagtccttcatagaattatccaattggagtaccgtaCAGGGTATAAGcccatcctatttaagtgtgattgggtgaaggtgacacATCATGGTATTTCTATTAATGTCGAAGTGAAttatgagattagtaaatttatcTAGTCTTTATAGTTCAGACAAAGTGGGTGACGAGCCGTTCATTCTCGCGGAGCATGCCgtacaagttttctactccaaagATCATAAAAATCCTAAATGAcacgtggtcttggaggttccaaaaAAGATTTTTGTTGAAGAGGAGACATGCCTTCTATCAGAACGATTGAAGGCTATAACTGGTGCTGAtacaggacctgatctcaccacAATAGCAAATgctgatgagttgatattcaatgaacttgaagaagTCAGTGTTGTAgttgagaaaacaaagaaaagaaagtgatCAAGGAGAATCTATTGAATTGTTTGTATTTTTAATCTATATAACAAAATGATATATTGAAGGAAATATAATGAAGGTATGGATAATATAATGAATTGTTTGTGCTTTATCTattatctaaattatttcttaaccattagtgttttttttttctattagtaTATAAATaagcacatggattcacaaccagaggcaTTGGGTGCAAATGTGAGCAACACCAAAGGTAAAAAGATAGTTCTCATTAATTAGATATGTAGAtttcaattttcttatatattggTGGTAATCAatgatatttatatataattattattcttttttatgtagATGTGCcaacttcttcttcatctagaaaGAGAGGCCCTACTAAGGGTGCTTCTTTACATGTGCAatctgataggaaaaaagtccttaagacgaatgaattcgggcaaccgaatgaggacagTCCCAATCATAAAGACTTTGCATCACATATCGGTGTCCTAGCCCgtgctcatatcccgatcatatacgagGACTTTCGCCAGGTGCCTTATGCACACATTCAAAAGGTCATAGAAACATTGTCACTATTTTATGAGTATGAGGGTCGAAGTTGGGATGCAGGTGTTTGGTACATAACACAACGCATCAATGAAACATGGAGAAATTATAAGAAAAGGTtaactaaaaaatatataaaaaacaacGATCCTATAGTTGTTAGAGATAGTCCTGCCCCCCCAGGTGTCCTTATGGAGGATTGGAGGATCTTTGTGGATCAACACAACACCGAGCAATTCAAGAAAGTAagtgcaaggaataaagtcaatcgggcaaagctaaaaggacctgcgtgtcttgggaggcgcagcatggctgttactcgccatcAGATGGTATGTATCTAAAGATaggtattatagtttaaaattaaatttaattttgatctaattaactctattaatgatgtgtatttgaacgaTATGTTATGTGCTAAAGGCGATGGagaggaatcttacctctgatgccgaGATAGGTATAGGTGATGTCTACTTAAGAGCCCATACGAGCAAGGACAAAGTCATCCAGTATCCTGACCTTGTTGTAAGTGCACCAGTcctaccactaactagtaccattatgaaatgtcattatataactttaaattattttacattcatttgtattaattttgtcacagcaaaaactagatgagctttatAGTAGCAATCCTACTTCTAAGATGACCGGCGTTAACGATGCCCTTACACAGGTACTAATAAGGTTTTAACATTACTTAAGTttcatggtaattatgaatttcctaataacttgatttgcaatgttttacagttggttggttttGACAGTAGAGGGCGAATGCGTGGTTTGGGTTGCTCGATAAGCAAAACAGGACTGAAGAATTCAACCCCTACCCGTTCAAAGCTACATAATATGGCAAAATAAAAAGAAGGCCTAGTGTAGGAGATATTAGAGATAAAGAAATCATTAGTTGATATAAAGTCTTGGGTGGGTATGCATCAAGAGGCATAGTCTGGTCAAAACCTCCCATCACCACCAGTGGCTAAATCTACTCAGGGATCATTGGTATGCAATTATAATTTTGCTAATGCAataagcttacaattatattataaatgctaacaataccaatgccattttatatgtgtacatgtagccggatacaatatatatcggtaagaaatgcgagtTGCTTGGTTGGGGCTTACATGGTGTTGTTGCTCGCGGTCAAGTACACAAAGTTAGTCTAAATGCAGTTGTCCATTGTGAGCCATTAGTAGAGGGAGATTTTGTTGTTATCCTGACTAAGATTATACACCCTgatgctcctttgtggaaagaagatggattcgcatctacacttggagaggccggtccgggATCACTTGTGTAATGGGGGAAGCAATCAATGAGATTCCTATAATTTGAACAAATATAGTACTATATAATTGAACATATAGTAATTTGGCTTAAGTGGGTTTTGGTTGTGCATGTACATGATGCTTTTTTTTGGCCTAAGTAGGTACtctatatgatgtttggcttAAGTAGTTACTttatatgatgtttggcttgtttttttttttttagtactcTATAGTTCATCGATATTTATAGTCTGCGTGAATTTTGCActatatatttgaatatatttatagtcttaggctccatttggtcatcacattggtgtttatgaatgtaaatttatctcaaaccaaatggagcttaagcccttttttaactccgccaatgcaactccatgtattgccggtcccaagcccgggtaaaagaggagggagaagggcttcaaggtgagttttatcatttttttttcattttttgaagctgttataatttttaagtttatttttgCTTGCAGGCTGGCAGATTTGCTCGCATATGTTGGCGTATGGCCTTACAATTCTCAGAGGTACTCATGGAACTTAACAGGATCATTGGCCTATAAGTTCATTCATGTTGGATCTAATGATTTCACATTCAGTAGATTATGATCTCAATGGGATCACCAGGTGATGGGAGTAGAGGATTTTAATGGGCTGAGAAAATTCCTTAATTAGAGATTGGATATTTCTTGTGAGAGAATGTAATGGATGAAGAAACAAAGGATGCTCAATCAGAAAAATATCATTCTTTTGCTTAGACCAGCAAATGACATTTCTGTTATTGGATGATCGTAGCCATCGAGTCGGTGGATTGAAAATGGGCAATTAcatccaatggtccacatttaacagATGGCCAAGTGGATCGTTAGGACATAGGAGGGTGGATTTTATGGGCAGTGCAAATGATGAAATTGGAAATTGGATACTTCCTCTTGTGAGAGAATGTAATGAATGAAGAAACAAACAATTGTACAATCAAAACAATGCTCTTTTACACATTTTGCAGACCACAAATCATTCATATAGTGGGATGCACTATGGATGGGTCATGTTCAAAACCACCCACCGTTGGATGTTCCTACCATTCAACTGGTGGATATTTTCCAATTGAATGTGAACTGTTGTTATATGGTTTTATCAATTGACCTAGTTCAAGGCGTATTCCATATGCAAACTACTTTATTTTTGCGCATTCTTGATTTGTTATTATTCTAAAATGATTAAGTTTTGTTTTCTTGTAGGTTGTGCCTTATGAACGACCTGCATTGAGCAAAGGGTTTTTACTTCCAGAAGGTATATTTTTATTTCTTGGAATACATGTGATCAATTTTCAAAATAACACAATGATGGTTTATACTTAGGTCTATTCTCTGCAGCCGTAGCAATTCTGTCCTCTCATTTCCAGAATATACAACTTGTTAGAACTAATAGAGACTTTTGTTTTCTAGGTCCGATCGTACACACTAATTCTAAGTCATAGAAAGTTACATTTATGGATTTCATTGAAATAGTTATATTTCTCTCCCATTGTGGacactatttctttctttctttcttgcgtGAACCGTGTTGCTGGTTGAAATGAGTCCCTATACAAAGATTTCAGGTTGGTACACCTGATGCATGGCTAAGATGTCCTACAATGATGGCAGGTTAGTAGGCATGGCTTGTAATGGTGCATGTTTAGAGCTGTTTGGGAATCAGATAGATCTGTTTAGAAAATCAATGGCCACTTATGGAATATTTTCATTGATGGAAATGAAGTTCTTGTTAGAAGTTGTATTTTCATTGATGTTAGCActctgtttttgaaaattctgtttggtcattttaatggttttgagaaatcgaaacccatgtaaatagaataaatatgaaatctaattgCAAGGACAATGGAGAACTCCCTAATTAAAATTTCTTATTTCAGGCACTTGTTGTCCTCATGCATGATATGGGTCCAAACTAGGAACTGATAAGTGATGCTATCAACAGTACCTTGCAGTTCAAGGTGAAGTTGTATTTGGATATTTTTCTTTGGTTATACTAGGAGCACAATAACTTAGAGTGATCTAAGGGAGTTGGAGCATTTTCTGAGTATGGAACACagtaatttcatattatttatGAATTACTGGAATATGAATGACAGCTTATTAAATGTGTTGACACACTTGGCCATAATGAAAATGATACTATTTAATAGTTAGAAAatgagtttccaatggtggaaatcTAAGGAGAAAATTGTATGTTGAATATTTGCCGCTAGAAGTGTAGTATGAAGACATTATTACAGTATTTTTAATGCCTGTTTAAAGTCACAAGCCTCACATTTATTTTAATGTCGGTAACTTGCAGTATGAAGGTCTCAAACACTGAGTGTTTGAGTGTTCCTTGGTTGACCTTCAGGCTGATGAGGATCAGTCCTACAGGATTTTACAACTGACAAATTAAGATCGCTGGTCCGTAAGTGGCAAACCTTGATCGAGGCGCATGTACATGTGAAGACGACAGACAACTACACCCTGAGAATGTTTTGCATTGGATTCACCAAGAGGCGCCCTAACCAGGTTAAGCGAACCTGTTATGCCCAGTCAACCCAAATCAGACAGATTTGCAGAAAAATGAGGGAAATCATGGTTAACCAAGCAATGTCCTGTGATATCAAGGAGTTGGTGCAGAAGTTCATCCCTGAGGTGATTGGAAAGGAGATCGAGAAAGGGACATCCAGCATCTATCCTTTGTAGAATGTCTTCATTCAGAAAGTCAGGATCCTTAAGGCcccaaaatttgatcttggcaagCTGATGGAGGTTCATGGTGACTACTCGGAAGATGTCAGAGTGAAGTTGGAGAGGCCAGCAGATGAACCAATTGCAGAGGCGGAAGCTAAAGTTGTTGGCGCTTAAGGTTTAGTGTTttcattttccctttctatcTTCAATTTTCATGGAATGTTTGAGGATTTTGTTTTAGTGGATGGAGAATTTTGAGAGATGACAATAACAAATATACGTGTAACTGTGGTGCAGATATGGTTTCTGCAGGCTGTGGTGCAGATATACATGTAACTGTTAAAATtgaaagtgcagactccacaccaCATCTGCATTCTATCATTTCTGCATCTGATGGGGTAATCAACTTAATTATTCCATTGCCAATCTTAAAAAATGCCGTTAAGTTTAACTTGTTGATTACCAAACCCATTATATGGAGGCATGTAAGCTCTAGTTCTGCCTATGCCTACATTTAAAACCTTTAGAAGGAGCATATATGAGCTTGGAAAGCCACATAATTCCTATAAATCCTAAAGTATATGCCTTAAGTTTCTCACTATATTCTCGAAATGAATTCCTTTTAACATGCTTTGCACTTGCATTGGAAGAAGGATGTGTATGACCATAAATATCAATTAGGTGGTATTCTGTAGTTgcatattttgaggaaaatgctcAACCAGGTTCTTTAGAGATAGTTCAGGGAAGACCACTTTTTGTGGACCAATAGGCTTTATTGAACTTTATGTATGGACTTTTGGAGTAGACTATGATGATATTTTGACTGAACTGAGTCAATTTTCTTGTTTCCTTTTGTAGATTTGACTTTCTATTGGTGTGATGCCTTTAAAGCCTCTTTGGTGCAATGCCATAAGAGTTTTGTGGCATGATTCCacatatttatctttttatttgttGTTTTGTCATTACTGTTGGCTATTGCTTCATGGTAGATTTGTAGTCAATGTCTAGTATGCAGCCTGAAATTCGGGGGAAAAAACTTTGAAAAGATTCCTTTGTGTGTAACTGTTAAAAAAGATTCCTTTGCATATGAGATAAAAACCAAACCAATGttttaataataaagaaaattctCTTGACACTTAGACAACCTGTCTTAGATTATTTTTTCACATGACAAACAACACCCTCTAAcagaaatctgaaattttctcaataaaagaagagtaatAATAGCACATGCTAGCGCTTCAAAACTACCAAAACTGTCTCAGTCATGGTTTTCCACAGTTACCCTGAGGTTAGGAGGGGAAAGAAAATAGACGAGGAAAACCAAATGAGAAAATATGCAAAAACCCAACTCAATCTCATGTCATTACTCCCATGCTCATGCCTTTCAGTTATCAGCCGCCTCTCCATTCTCATTTTTCTCAGCCTTGCAACCCAAAAGAAATTGGCAACTGCAACTCAGCAACATATCAGTTGTTTGGATGTGCCAAtgtatgagaaaaagaaaatacaaaagaaGTTTTGAGTACTTCTTGACAACTTCTTGAAATGGTTCACAATAGAAAGCTGAGGTGCATACAACTGATTAGTTTAGAGGATATTCCACAATGGGATGTGAGAGTTCTCAAAACTACAACTAAGAGAACTGAAATTCACCATAATCCATGGGCTGCAATCTGTGTTATGATACATTCATGTCTCTGATGCCCCACTGAGCTTGTACATGTTGGTGTTCATAGACAGAATAAAAGATCATAGACTTGTGAAGGAAATGTTAAGCCCTTTTCATCAGAGGCCTGAAAATTAGTTCAtcccattttagttaacagtaattatgcatTACAGGTCCTGAActctaatacataatcactgctaataaaagagaaataaactcatttttaggtgtctaccaaatagGGCCTACATAACAATTAACAGGAAACGTATCTGAGCTTAGAGTAGGCAATTTTATGGTAATGATATCTTTATTTGCAAATAGGCGCTTTTGTTAATAATGGTTATGAAACTTGACTAGAAGTCAATATAGGTTTTCTTGTGCTACCATTCATGAATATCTGGTTTGAACCTAGAGCTAACAACTTTAGTTAAATTGGGTTTCTATCTTGAAATATTCTTGTTTGTGTCTTGATGATTTCCTGCTAGCTATTTTCTAGATATATTTGGATCAATCTTGACATGTGaaatatttacttattttttgaaGTTGTGGACTGGGGGAGCTTAAAAAACTGAAAAAGTTGGGAATTGGGAGCTTAAAAAACTTAAAAGTCAGGACTTGGGAGCTTATGAAAatgatcaaaaataaaataacatttgATCCCTTCAGTTGAGATCAGGGCTGAAGTTGGGAATTTAAGAGGGTCTAATGTCTTATTGTTTTCATGATTCATCTACCACCACTATACTAATTTCGATGTGCTCTTTAGTGTTTCTTCATGAACTGGAAGtgggtatttggaattatagttttctttttttccctcagagatttgaattttaaatgtGTTGCTCTTTCCATGTGAATCTAATTTTCTTCTAACATCTTTCTTATTGTAGATTGGgtgttaagaagcctcaaatcatggAAAATTTTGTCATGATCTTGTCGAATGCAGGTCTTGGGATGGCCATGTTcagtctcggtaagatcattgatatgctcatcatattcagtctcggtaagatcattgatatgctcatcatgttcagtctcggtaagatcattgatatgctcattCGATGCGAGGGGTGTCATCAAGAAATATGACAGTCCCGAACAAAGTAAGTTTGCTTATTCCATGTACTTGCTATgaatttcttatatatatatatatatatatatatatatatatatatatatgcattttcaTCACCGTGCCTTCTtttcttgcagttcttgaagaaTTCTTTCATTTAAGACTTGAGTTCTATGTAAAGAGAAAGGTGAGCTTTGATCTAGGCCCCCCATTTTTTCACATGCCAAGCGGCAGCACAAAAATTGAAACCCGATTGGCGTGTTTGGACGTACATGCCAATCGGCAACACAAAAATTGAAACCCGAAATGGGTGGATTGTTAGTTACCATTTTTTTTCCTATCTTG
Coding sequences:
- the LOC131257467 gene encoding uncharacterized protein LOC131257467; translated protein: MDSQPEALGANVSNTKDVPTSSSSRKRGPTKGASLHVQSDRKKVLKTNEFGQPNEDSPNHKDFASHIGVLARAHIPIIYEDFRQVPYAHIQKVIETLSLFYEYEGRSWDAGVWYITQRINETWRNYKKRLTKKYIKNNDPIVVRDSPAPPGVLMEDWRIFVDQHNTEQFKKVSARNKVNRAKLKGPACLGRRSMAVTRHQMAMERNLTSDAEIGIGDVYLRAHTSKDKVIQYPDLVQKLDELYSSNPTSKMTGVNDALTQLVGFDSRGRMRGLGCSISKTGLKNSTPTRSKLHNMAK